The following are encoded together in the Methanosarcina flavescens genome:
- a CDS encoding secondary thiamine-phosphate synthase enzyme YjbQ, which produces MQLKIKTSKRVELVDITSEVQEEVRKSEISEGICLISTQHTTAGIIINENETGLKEDILDLLNKLVPAGAGYRHDRIDDNADSHLRAILLGASESLPVSEGKLKLGTWQRIFFAEMDGPRTRTVNITLLRA; this is translated from the coding sequence TTGCAACTCAAAATCAAGACTTCCAAACGTGTTGAGCTTGTAGATATCACTTCAGAGGTTCAGGAAGAAGTAAGGAAAAGCGAAATATCTGAAGGCATCTGCCTTATCAGCACACAGCACACTACCGCAGGCATCATAATAAACGAAAATGAAACTGGGCTAAAAGAAGATATCCTGGATCTCTTAAATAAGCTGGTGCCTGCTGGCGCAGGATACAGGCACGACCGTATAGACGACAATGCCGACTCTCATCTCAGGGCAATACTGCTTGGAGCAAGCGAGTCTCTGCCTGTTTCGGAAGGAAAGCTTAAGCTGGGCACCTGGCAGAGAATTTTCTTTGCCGAAATGGATGGACCAAGAACCAGAACTGTAAATATTACGCTTCTAAGGGCTTAA
- the purF gene encoding amidophosphoribosyltransferase encodes MKEECGVAGIILPEDRSLSNTVAFKLYYALYALQHRGQESTGIMVYDGTSSHSIKGMGLVPDVYNKDSVGCLIGNVGVGHVRYSTSGGSKIENCQPFVLNFKGGTVAIAHNGNLVNAKALKDELECEGRIFISDSDTEVIGHLLVKELIRHKPVESIRNVMRKLVGSYSLVIHINGTLYAVRDPFGFKPLCFGEVDGGYGVFSESVAIDTLNGTLIRDVQPGEVIVFTGDGFESHQIGCEPHPAHCVFEFIYFARPDSVIDGKLVYKVRENIGRELAREHPVDADIVSPVPDSGITSAIGYARESGTKYLEGLMKNRYIGRTFILPGQELRDTAVRLKMNAIHDNVKGKRVVLVDDSIVRGTTSRRIIDMVRRSGASEVHARVGSPAIIAPCYLGIDMATRQELIASYKTIKEVESLINADSLGYLSIDGLMRALECDKNDMCIGCLTGEYPVEIPGENCRKKQMRLDDFNNPEDSRMASGNS; translated from the coding sequence TTGAAAGAAGAATGCGGTGTTGCAGGCATAATTCTACCAGAAGACAGATCCCTATCCAATACTGTTGCATTCAAACTGTATTACGCCCTGTATGCTCTCCAGCATAGAGGACAGGAATCCACCGGGATAATGGTATATGACGGTACATCCTCTCATTCCATCAAAGGCATGGGTCTTGTTCCTGATGTGTATAACAAAGATTCTGTAGGATGTTTAATCGGGAACGTAGGAGTAGGGCATGTTCGCTACTCAACATCCGGAGGATCAAAAATCGAAAACTGTCAGCCCTTTGTCCTGAACTTCAAAGGCGGAACAGTTGCAATTGCCCATAATGGGAACCTGGTTAACGCCAAAGCCCTCAAGGACGAACTGGAGTGCGAAGGCCGTATCTTTATCAGCGATTCCGATACCGAGGTTATTGGTCATCTTCTCGTAAAGGAACTGATAAGGCACAAGCCTGTAGAATCGATCCGTAACGTCATGCGCAAACTTGTAGGCTCCTATTCCCTAGTAATCCATATCAATGGCACTCTCTATGCCGTGCGGGATCCTTTCGGATTCAAGCCGCTCTGCTTTGGAGAAGTCGATGGAGGATATGGAGTTTTCTCTGAAAGTGTAGCCATTGATACTCTCAATGGCACGCTTATCAGGGATGTGCAGCCAGGCGAGGTGATAGTCTTTACTGGTGACGGCTTTGAGAGCCACCAGATAGGATGCGAGCCTCATCCTGCACATTGCGTGTTTGAGTTTATTTACTTTGCAAGACCTGATTCCGTGATTGACGGCAAACTTGTCTATAAAGTTCGGGAAAATATCGGGCGCGAACTCGCCAGAGAGCATCCGGTTGACGCTGATATTGTTTCTCCAGTTCCGGACTCTGGGATTACGTCGGCAATTGGTTATGCCAGGGAATCAGGTACCAAATACCTTGAAGGCCTGATGAAAAACCGTTACATTGGGCGCACGTTTATCCTGCCTGGTCAGGAATTGCGTGATACTGCAGTCCGGCTAAAAATGAACGCCATCCACGATAACGTTAAAGGCAAACGTGTGGTTCTGGTTGACGACAGCATTGTCCGGGGTACAACCTCAAGGCGGATTATAGATATGGTCCGCAGATCAGGAGCATCAGAAGTTCATGCGCGGGTAGGAAGTCCTGCAATTATTGCTCCCTGCTACCTGGGTATAGATATGGCTACCAGGCAGGAACTTATCGCATCATATAAGACTATAAAAGAGGTCGAAAGCCTAATTAATGCCGATTCCCTTGGATACCTGAGTATTGACGGGCTCATGCGTGCTCTGGAATGCGATAAGAACGACATGTGCATTGGCTGCCTCACAGGTGAGTATCCAGTGGAAATTCCTGGAGAAAATTGCAGAAAGAAGCAAATGCGTCTGGATGATTTCAATAATCCGGAAGATTCAAGAATGGCTTCAGGCAATTCGTAA
- a CDS encoding 50S ribosomal protein L37e, protein MSKGTSSMGKRQKRTHVKCRRCGSVSLNVHTKQCTSCGFGKTSRMRAYKWQAKCKY, encoded by the coding sequence ATGAGTAAAGGTACATCATCAATGGGAAAAAGGCAGAAACGCACGCACGTCAAATGCAGACGCTGCGGCAGTGTTTCTTTAAACGTGCATACAAAACAGTGTACTTCATGCGGCTTTGGAAAAACATCTCGCATGAGAGCTTACAAGTGGCAGGCAAAGTGTAAGTATTAA
- a CDS encoding LSm family protein, whose translation MANRPLDILNNALDTPVIVRLKGAREFRGELKGYDIHMNLVLDNAEELREGEVVSKFSSVVIRGDNVVYVSP comes from the coding sequence ATGGCAAACCGACCTCTGGATATTTTGAACAACGCACTGGATACACCTGTAATCGTTAGATTGAAAGGCGCACGCGAGTTTAGAGGCGAGCTGAAAGGATACGATATTCACATGAACCTTGTGCTTGACAATGCTGAAGAGCTTAGAGAAGGAGAAGTTGTAAGCAAGTTCAGTAGTGTCGTTATTCGCGGCGACAACGTGGTATACGTATCTCCGTAA